A window of Terriglobia bacterium contains these coding sequences:
- the cysK gene encoding cysteine synthase A — protein sequence MTLQQASRLRVAEDITELVGETPLLHLRKLPPPGVADVYAKLEYLNPGGSIKDRAAIGIIKRAEAEGRLHPGSTILEATAGNTGIGLALIGVNRGYRVIVCIPQKFAKEKVVLMQALGAEVIRTPDDEGMAGAIRRAQELAAKVPGSFLAGQFSNPANPDYHYETTAREMWEQMQEKVDAVVLGAGTGGTFTGVARFVKERNPRALAYLVESQGSIYGGGQPGDHKVEGIGSSFIPETADMKLADGVITANDPESFEMTRRLAREEGVFAGSSGGAAVWATIEVAKRLGPGKRVVTVIPDSAERYLSKNIFEGP from the coding sequence ATGACGCTCCAACAAGCCTCCCGCCTGCGTGTCGCCGAGGACATCACGGAGCTGGTCGGCGAAACGCCGCTGCTGCACCTGCGCAAACTTCCGCCGCCCGGCGTTGCCGATGTCTATGCCAAGCTCGAATACCTGAACCCCGGCGGCAGCATTAAAGACCGCGCCGCCATCGGCATCATCAAGCGCGCCGAGGCCGAAGGACGCCTGCATCCCGGTTCGACCATCCTGGAAGCGACCGCGGGCAACACCGGGATCGGCCTGGCGCTGATCGGGGTCAATCGCGGATACCGCGTCATCGTCTGTATCCCGCAAAAATTCGCCAAGGAAAAAGTCGTGCTCATGCAGGCGCTGGGCGCGGAGGTGATTCGCACGCCCGACGACGAAGGCATGGCGGGCGCCATCCGACGTGCGCAGGAACTGGCGGCAAAGGTTCCCGGTTCGTTCCTGGCCGGCCAGTTTTCCAACCCCGCCAATCCCGACTACCACTACGAAACCACCGCCCGCGAAATGTGGGAGCAGATGCAGGAGAAAGTGGACGCAGTGGTGCTCGGCGCCGGAACCGGTGGCACCTTCACCGGCGTGGCGCGATTCGTCAAGGAGCGCAATCCGCGCGCGCTGGCGTACCTGGTCGAGTCGCAGGGGTCCATTTATGGCGGCGGACAGCCCGGCGATCACAAGGTCGAGGGCATCGGTTCCAGCTTCATCCCGGAAACCGCCGACATGAAGCTAGCCGACGGGGTGATCACCGCCAATGATCCTGAGTCGTTTGAGATGACTCGCCGACTGGCACGCGAGGAAGGAGTCTTCGCCGGCTCCAGCGGTGGCGCCGCCGTATGGGCCACCATCGAAGTGGCGAAAAGACTCGGCCCCGGCAAGCGCGTCGTCACCGTGATCCCCGACTCCGCCGAGCGGTATCTCTCGAAGAACATCTTTGAAGGACCGTGA
- a CDS encoding GerMN domain-containing protein, producing MTQRVEMTLRLKILLLLLVIAVAALGYYALRLKRQAERLPTGVMDTRPIAPPISGPTERVTLYVANDSDGMLHRQDAIIAVPGDPNERARQLLRALLSIYLGKRSPHPLGSGADVKYVFLVKPNMAIVDTNAAFADTHRSGILVEQLTVASIARTLAANFPGTIRVKILVEGKERETLAGHADLSDFYDTAAGDQFPVAQ from the coding sequence ATGACGCAGCGGGTCGAGATGACGCTGCGGTTAAAGATCCTGCTGCTGCTGCTGGTGATCGCCGTTGCGGCCTTGGGCTACTACGCGCTCCGCCTGAAGCGCCAGGCGGAACGGCTGCCGACGGGGGTTATGGATACGCGTCCCATCGCGCCGCCAATTTCCGGCCCCACCGAGCGCGTTACGCTCTATGTCGCCAACGACAGCGACGGCATGCTGCACCGGCAGGACGCAATCATTGCGGTTCCCGGCGACCCCAACGAGCGTGCCCGCCAACTGCTGCGCGCGCTGCTCTCTATCTACCTGGGAAAGCGATCGCCGCACCCGCTGGGAAGCGGCGCCGACGTGAAGTACGTCTTCCTGGTCAAACCCAACATGGCGATTGTGGACACCAACGCGGCATTCGCCGACACGCACCGCTCCGGCATCCTGGTGGAACAGCTTACGGTCGCCTCCATCGCGCGCACGCTCGCCGCTAATTTCCCGGGCACCATTCGCGTGAAAATCCTGGTGGAAGGCAAAGAGCGGGAAACCTTGGCCGGCCACGCGGACCTTTCCGATTTCTACGACACGGCCGCGGGCGACCAATTTCCGGTGGCTCAGTAG
- a CDS encoding N-acetylmuramoyl-L-alanine amidase, with amino-acid sequence MLTIAALFATAADQRFSIYTPHTSYSVTLVNRDGHPYVPLLDVLAPLGSAAARQDGDKWKLKFNDTESEFKSGKTRAKVNRKNLDLSAPFVFDNGRALVPLQSLVVVLARLLPESMEEREPGHRLFIGGATTEFKTEFQSAGPKLVLRFSAPVNPSISTEPGRLRMVFTREPVIAAPGTLAFDDKTIRSASFSEHDGIAELTIHSGAPLLATFGDQNRTITIAPVPQVRAQAPLPAATPPPAPAPAPTPEPASPSTPQGHAPATHARTPVVIDPGHGGDDRGAALSGSLAEKDVTLAWARRLRAALEQKGIAATLLREGDASLSFDQRAALTNAARPLMFITLHAGTTGAGVRIYTAHLGETAPRAGSFLPWDAAQASFLDSSRALAGSVAAEMTKRSIPVGTAPVLLRPLNNVAASAVAIEVMPLAGNVASLMDATYQQSICAAIADGIAGVSKPAPQPGAGAAR; translated from the coding sequence ATGCTCACGATCGCCGCGCTGTTCGCCACCGCCGCCGACCAGCGCTTCAGCATCTATACGCCGCATACTTCCTACTCCGTCACGCTGGTGAATCGCGACGGGCATCCCTACGTGCCCTTGCTCGATGTGCTTGCCCCGCTCGGGTCGGCCGCCGCCCGCCAGGACGGCGACAAGTGGAAGCTGAAATTCAACGACACCGAGTCAGAATTCAAATCCGGCAAGACCAGAGCGAAGGTAAACCGCAAGAACCTGGATCTGTCGGCGCCGTTTGTATTCGACAACGGGCGCGCACTGGTACCGTTGCAGTCGCTGGTGGTGGTGCTCGCGCGGCTGCTGCCGGAGAGCATGGAAGAGCGCGAGCCCGGCCACCGTTTGTTCATTGGCGGGGCCACCACTGAGTTTAAGACCGAATTCCAGTCTGCGGGCCCCAAGCTAGTGCTGCGCTTTTCCGCTCCGGTGAATCCGTCCATCTCCACCGAGCCCGGCAGGCTGCGCATGGTGTTTACACGCGAGCCGGTGATCGCCGCCCCGGGCACGCTGGCGTTTGACGACAAGACCATCCGCTCCGCCAGTTTCTCGGAGCACGATGGGATCGCCGAACTGACCATCCACAGCGGCGCTCCGCTGCTTGCCACCTTCGGCGACCAGAACCGCACCATCACCATTGCGCCCGTCCCGCAGGTTCGCGCGCAGGCGCCACTCCCTGCGGCGACCCCGCCTCCTGCGCCCGCACCGGCGCCAACTCCAGAGCCTGCGTCTCCGAGTACGCCGCAAGGGCACGCGCCGGCAACCCATGCGCGCACTCCGGTGGTCATCGATCCCGGCCACGGCGGCGACGATCGCGGCGCCGCGTTATCGGGAAGTCTGGCTGAAAAGGACGTTACCCTGGCATGGGCGCGGCGGCTACGGGCGGCGCTCGAGCAAAAGGGAATCGCTGCCACCCTGCTGCGCGAGGGCGACGCGTCGCTCAGCTTCGATCAACGCGCGGCGTTGACCAATGCCGCGCGCCCGCTGATGTTCATCACCTTGCACGCCGGGACCACTGGCGCCGGCGTGCGCATCTACACCGCGCACCTCGGCGAAACGGCGCCGCGCGCCGGCAGCTTTCTGCCGTGGGACGCGGCGCAGGCCTCGTTCCTCGACAGCAGTCGCGCACTGGCGGGCAGCGTCGCGGCGGAAATGACAAAACGCTCCATCCCGGTCGGCACCGCGCCGGTATTGCTGCGCCCGTTGAACAATGTCGCCGCCTCGGCGGTGGCGATTGAAGTCATGCCGCTGGCGGGCAACGTGGCCAGCCTGATGGACGCCACCTACCAGCAGTCCATTTGCGCCGCCATTGCCGACGGCATCGCAGGAGTCTCCAAGCCGGCACCTCAACCCGGAGCGGGGGCCGCGAGATGA
- a CDS encoding DUF1015 domain-containing protein, whose amino-acid sequence MEIAPFSAWRYDPSRVQIADVVTQPYDKITPQLQARYYRASPYNLVRMVLGDPKVEEAGVYQAAATHFRAWRDQGVLRRDAEPSLYVYSQRFTVPGSGQEVERRGLMALGRIYDYSDAVVFRHEQTLAKPKQDRLNLLRATRAQFEQLFMVYSDPKGEVDALLPASSAPEVDVRDEFGVQHRLWRFSSRDTIARVAGVMADKKIIIADGHHRYETARDYRDECAAAGRAEPNAPYNYMVMTFVSVDAPGLVILPTHRVVSGLPGFDKDLFLRSAFPYFTVEQASTTDPARLLALLHQAGQQGTAFVAVIGHEAFLLRARPGAADSVLASVSRRQRELDLVHLHKILLEHVMEISEEAIRQQQNIKYLREADQAIQLAQSGANVAFLGNPVRIEQVRDIALAGEVLPQKSTDFYPKLISGLTIYAME is encoded by the coding sequence ATGGAAATCGCACCTTTTTCCGCCTGGCGTTATGACCCGTCCAGAGTGCAGATCGCCGATGTAGTTACGCAGCCCTACGACAAGATCACTCCGCAGTTGCAGGCACGCTACTATCGGGCTAGTCCTTACAACCTGGTGCGGATGGTTTTGGGCGATCCCAAGGTGGAAGAAGCGGGCGTTTACCAGGCCGCGGCAACCCATTTTCGGGCATGGCGCGATCAGGGCGTGCTGCGCCGTGACGCGGAACCGTCTTTGTACGTCTACAGCCAGCGCTTCACGGTTCCCGGCTCGGGGCAGGAAGTCGAACGCCGAGGCCTGATGGCGCTGGGGCGCATTTACGACTACTCCGATGCGGTCGTCTTCCGCCACGAGCAAACCTTGGCCAAGCCCAAGCAAGACCGGCTCAACCTGCTGCGCGCCACGCGTGCCCAGTTCGAGCAGCTCTTCATGGTGTACAGCGATCCCAAGGGCGAGGTGGACGCGCTGCTGCCCGCCTCGTCCGCGCCGGAAGTGGACGTGCGCGATGAATTTGGTGTCCAGCACCGCCTGTGGCGCTTCTCCTCGCGCGACACGATCGCGCGCGTGGCCGGGGTGATGGCCGACAAGAAGATCATCATCGCCGACGGCCATCATCGCTACGAAACCGCCAGGGATTACCGCGATGAATGCGCCGCCGCCGGTCGCGCCGAGCCCAACGCGCCCTACAACTACATGGTGATGACCTTTGTCAGCGTGGACGCGCCCGGGCTCGTGATCCTGCCCACGCACCGCGTGGTCAGCGGCCTTCCCGGATTCGACAAAGACCTGTTCCTGCGCAGCGCGTTCCCGTACTTCACGGTGGAGCAGGCTTCCACCACCGACCCAGCTCGCCTGCTGGCGCTGCTCCATCAGGCGGGGCAGCAGGGAACAGCTTTCGTCGCCGTGATTGGGCACGAGGCGTTCCTGCTGCGCGCGCGGCCGGGTGCGGCGGATTCGGTGTTGGCGTCGGTCTCGCGGCGGCAGCGCGAACTCGACCTGGTGCACCTGCACAAGATTTTGCTCGAGCACGTTATGGAAATTTCCGAGGAGGCGATTCGCCAGCAGCAGAACATCAAATACCTTCGCGAGGCCGACCAGGCCATCCAGTTGGCGCAATCGGGCGCCAATGTCGCCTTCCTGGGAAACCCGGTAAGGATCGAGCAGGTCCGCGACATCGCCCTCGCCGGCGAAGTCCTGCCGCAAAAGTCCACCGACTTTTATCCCAAGCTCATCAGCGGCTTGACCATTTACGCCATGGAGTAA